A single window of Ovis aries strain OAR_USU_Benz2616 breed Rambouillet chromosome 24, ARS-UI_Ramb_v3.0, whole genome shotgun sequence DNA harbors:
- the LOC114108990 gene encoding uncharacterized protein LOC114108990 isoform X1, whose amino-acid sequence MTSEVEVLRALRLLFEHHKALDEKVQTAKEQDWERAQQASVLGDMAEVFQSDEGVSDGEGDRVTLFSSATQLSPSGQADAKTQSVRLQEQLDTINEEISLVEEDKENTEQRAEDTESREGRGRLGSLHRCKSVSSLNLLAGSSAACSCPPLPKPRRRRHCPAQQGDRLGIMTVVCVCLLRAHPSPRTWVFFILFVFCFFSFYLEENRVHLLHSEVCTFLNCLVFNHSTMAQQRVSLDIWTTGLAHHHELSQSLPLCCWTWPVLGTAAAGKFLFSGSRQLCESNHRQPSWRGKAVQHMFHWGCLAAGCRACGGNKTRNLHGLLADGPGHGLRPALRVKPG is encoded by the exons ATGACCAGCGAGGTGGAGGTGCTCAGGGCGCTGAGATTGCTCTTTGAGCACCACAAGGCCCTGGATGAGAAG GTGCAGACCGCGAAGGAGCAGGACTGGGAGCGTGCGCAGCAAGCCAGCGTGCTGGGGGACATGGCCGAGGTGTTCCAGAGTGATGAGGGCGTGTCTGACGGTGAGGGCGACAGGGTCACCCTCTTCAGCTCGGCCACTCAGCTGTCGCCCAGCGGGCAGGCCGATGCCAAGACTCAGAGTGTGAGGCTGCAGGAGCAGCTGGACACCATCAACGAAGAGATCAG ttTGGTGGAAGAAGACAAGGAGAACACGGAGCAGCGGGCCGAGGACACTgagagcagggagggcagggggcgCTTAGGCAGCCTCCATCGTTGTAAGTCGGTGAGCTCCCTCAACCTGCTTGCTGGCTCCTCAGCTGCCTGCTCCTGCCCGCCCCTGCCCAAGCCCAGAAGGAGGCGGCACTGCCCGGCGCAGCAGGGAGACCGGCTGGGCATCATGACTGTGGTATGTGTCTGCCTCCTCCGTGCCCATCCTTCCCCCAGGACgtgggttttctttattttgtttgttttttgcttcttctCTTTTTACTTAGAAGAAAATCGGGTACATTTGCTGCACTCAGAGGTCTGCACTTTTTTAAACTGCCTAGTCTTTAACCATTCCACAATGGCCCAGCAACGAGTTAGTCTTGATATTTGGACCACAGGCTTAGCACATCATCATGAACTCAGCCAGAGCCTGCCTCTGTGTTGTTGGACCTGGCCTGTGCTGGGCACAGCAGCTGCAGGGAAGTTTCTGTTCTCAGGGAGCAGACAGCTTTGTGAAAGTAACCATAGGCAGCCTTCATGGCGTGGGAAAGCCGTGCAGCACATGTTCCATTGGGGCTGCCTGGCTGCAGGGTGCAGGGCATGCGGTGGGAACAAAACCAGGAATCTCCATGGTCTGCTTGCTGATGGACCCGGCCACGGTCTCAGGCCAGCTCTGCGTGTGAAACCAGGTTAA
- the LOC114108990 gene encoding liprin-alpha-1-like isoform X2, whose protein sequence is MTSEVEVLRALRLLFEHHKALDEKVQTAKEQDWERAQQASVLGDMAEVFQSDEGVSDGEGDRVTLFSSATQLSPSGQADAKTQSVRLQEQLDTINEEISLVEEDKENTEQRAEDTESREGRGRLGSLHRCKSVSSLNLLAGSSAACSCPPLPKPRRRRHCPAQQGDRLGIMTVGDTGSSRSEDLGVLYGNRSERMTLKLRLPALREEVGDETAIKPKTSTPATPRSLRLDHLHTGPLCTANQEDIRDSHNSDRL, encoded by the exons ATGACCAGCGAGGTGGAGGTGCTCAGGGCGCTGAGATTGCTCTTTGAGCACCACAAGGCCCTGGATGAGAAG GTGCAGACCGCGAAGGAGCAGGACTGGGAGCGTGCGCAGCAAGCCAGCGTGCTGGGGGACATGGCCGAGGTGTTCCAGAGTGATGAGGGCGTGTCTGACGGTGAGGGCGACAGGGTCACCCTCTTCAGCTCGGCCACTCAGCTGTCGCCCAGCGGGCAGGCCGATGCCAAGACTCAGAGTGTGAGGCTGCAGGAGCAGCTGGACACCATCAACGAAGAGATCAG ttTGGTGGAAGAAGACAAGGAGAACACGGAGCAGCGGGCCGAGGACACTgagagcagggagggcagggggcgCTTAGGCAGCCTCCATCGTTGTAAGTCGGTGAGCTCCCTCAACCTGCTTGCTGGCTCCTCAGCTGCCTGCTCCTGCCCGCCCCTGCCCAAGCCCAGAAGGAGGCGGCACTGCCCGGCGCAGCAGGGAGACCGGCTGGGCATCATGACTGTG GGTGATACAGGATCATCTCGAAGTGAAGACCTCGGGGTGCTTTATGGAAACCGCTCTGAGCGCATGACCCTCAAACTGCGT CTGCCAGCTTTACGGGAAGAGGTAGGAGATGAGACTGCTATCAAACCTAAAACCTCGACCCCCGCCACGCCGCGGTCCCTTCGGCTGGACCACCTGCACACGGGGCCGCTGTGCACAGCCAACCAAGAGGACATCAGGGACTCCCACAA CTCGGACAGGCTCTGA